In Pseudomonadota bacterium, the genomic window GCGGCGCCTGCCGCGGCGTCTGCTTCCGCGTCGCCGCCGGCGCGGTCGAGAGCGAGCTCGATATCGTCTGGCGGCGCGAGATGGTGAGCGGCGCCTACGCGCCGCGCTGGATCGAGGTGGCAACCGACGCCGGCAGGCTCGCCGCCATCGCCTTCGTCATCAATCACGCGCATCCGCGCTATGCCGGACTCTTGCCGGAAGCAACGGTGATCGAAACCATCGCCGAGGCTGCCGGCCATCTCGGGCCCTGCGCCGACTATCTCTTGAATACGGTGACGCACCTGGATGCCCTCGGCATCGCCGACCGCCCGATGCGGCGCCTGCGCCAGCGCGTCGTCGAGCGCCTGAAGGCCGCCGGCAAGCCTTGGGAATGCAGCGAGCCCGTGCCCATCCCCGAGATGGCACCGAGCCGGCACCAGAGCGATACCGCCAAGAAGAAACCGGGCCGGTCATAGGAGAACAAAGATGGCAGCGACGCGAAAGACCGCAAAGCAGAAGACCCCAAAGCGGATGAAGGCGGGCGCCGGCTCGGCCAAGATCGAGGTCCTGGTGGCGAACAGCGGCGAGGAGGCCGAGGTCTATCGCGTGACGCCTCAGCGCATCGCCGCCGCGGCCAAGGCGTTCCCGGGATTGCTCAAGCATCTTTCGATCACCTATGCCATGGGCCCGGAGGAGCAGGAGCGCTCGTTCGGCCGGGCGGAGGTCCTGCTCGGCAGCAAATTCGAGACCGGCAATCTGGCGGCACGCGCGCCCAAGCTCAAATGGATCCAGTCGACCAGCGCCGGCGTGGAGAAGCTCGCCCCCAAGGTGCCGCCGGGCGTGATCCTCACCAACGCCAGCGGCGTGCATGGGCCCAAGGGCGGCGAATACGGGATGACCGGCATCCTCATGCTGAATCACCGCGTACCCCACTTCGTCACCGCCCAGAAGCAGGCGAAATGGGATCAAGCCTTCGCCACCACGGTGGTCGGCAAGACCGTGATCATCCTCGGTGTCGGCGCCATCGGCTCGGTGGCGGCAGGGCTGGCGAAGAAGTTCGGCATGCGCGTTTTGGGTGTCAGCCGCAACGGGCGGCCGCACAAATCCGTCGAGCGCATGTATCGCCCGAAGGATCTGCCGAAGATCTTGCC contains:
- a CDS encoding gamma-glutamylcyclotransferase, producing MALTRESIREGYIQRMVAESGAAIQMLSEAELRQSIAATLARRPEAGDVWLFGYGSLIWNPAFHFAERRVGTIHGFHRRFCLWTHLGRGTPERPGLTLGLDRGGACRGVCFRVAAGAVESELDIVWRREMVSGAYAPRWIEVATDAGRLAAIAFVINHAHPRYAGLLPEATVIETIAEAAGHLGPCADYLLNTVTHLDALGIADRPMRRLRQRVVERLKAAGKPWECSEPVPIPEMAPSRHQSDTAKKKPGRS
- a CDS encoding D-2-hydroxyacid dehydrogenase, translated to MAATRKTAKQKTPKRMKAGAGSAKIEVLVANSGEEAEVYRVTPQRIAAAAKAFPGLLKHLSITYAMGPEEQERSFGRAEVLLGSKFETGNLAARAPKLKWIQSTSAGVEKLAPKVPPGVILTNASGVHGPKGGEYGMTGILMLNHRVPHFVTAQKQAKWDQAFATTVVGKTVIILGVGAIGSVAAGLAKKFGMRVLGVSRNGRPHKSVERMYRPKDLPKILPKADFVVGALPLTGETRGLLGRNELDLLPRHAGIVNLGRAAVIDYEALRDKLAKGELSGAVLDVFPEEPLPASSPLWSTPNLIISPHCGVDDATTYVARCLDIFFGNVRRYVAGRSLNNVVDLALGY